The Streptomyces sp. cg36 genomic interval GCCAAGATTTCTTGGTGGAGGAGAAGTTGTGGCTCTGGGAACGCTCGGATACTCCTTGGACGGCCTGCATCACGTGCAGCTCGCGATCCCTCCAGGCGCTGAGGACCTCTGCCGCGAGTTCTGGGGAGACGTTCTCGGCATGGCAGAGGTCGAGAAGCCGCCGGCGCTGGCGGCTCGTGGCGGGTGCTGGTTCCGAGGTGGTGGCCTGGAGATCCACTTGGGCGTTGAAGGGGACTTCCGCCCGAACAGGAAAGCGCATCCCGGCATCCTTGTGACCTCGCTCCAGGCGCTCGCCAAGCGATTGGAGGACAAAGGAGTGAGCGTCACCTGGGATGACAACTTTCCTGGTCACGATCGCTTCTATGCGTTCGACAAGTTGGGCAATCGGCTCGAGTTCCTCGAACCCGTCCGCGATGTCTGACGCCGCATGATCAGGGCGTCTTCTTCGCCCAGTGGCTGGTGCCGGGCCTTTTGCGGGTGAGGCGTCGGGTCATCATGGTGATGAGCACCCCGTCCAGGTGAGCTGTGGACAGCACCGAGTCGCCAGGTGCGGATGCGCCTGCCGAAGGCGAATCCACCAACGGTGGTACGGCAGTTGGCGTTGCTGGCCGGTCAGCGATGACTGCAGCCGCAGGTAAGCGGAGCCGGATCTGCGCCCGGCCTCCACGCAATCGCTCCGTCGGCGGCCTGGCCCCTTCCATCGGGCCCTGGCAGCCTTCCCGGTGGTGTTCTCATCCAGCACCACTGTTTCCGCCGCCGAAGGAGGGACTCTCATGAGCGCCGACACTCCGTTCGTCCTGGACCCCGCCGGCCGCGACCGGGCGGGCGAGGACGCAGCGCTCCGCGCACGCGGGCCCCTCACCCGCGTCGATGTGCTGGGCATCGAGGCGTGGGCTGTCACCGACCCGGCCCTGATCCGCCAACTCCTCACTGACCCACGGGTGTCCAAGGATCCACGGCAGCACTGGCCGCGCTTCCCCCAGGACATCGTCGGGAAATGGCCGCTCGCCTTATGGGTGGCGGTGGAGAACATGTTCACCGCCTACGGCGGCGACCACCGGCGGCTGCGCCGCCTGATCAGCCCCGCCTTCAGCGCCCGGCGCATCACCCACCTCGCCCCCCGCATCCAGGAGATCACCGAGGCTCTCCTCGACGACTTGGACCAGATTCCGCCGGGAGAAGCAGCCGATCTGCGGGAACGGTTCGCGCTGCCACTACCGATCCAGGTCATCGCCCACCTCATGGGCCTTCCCCCCAGCACGGTCAGCGACCTGCGTCACCTCGTCGACCGTGTCTTTGACACCACCCTCGCCCCCGAAGAAGCACAAGCCAACACCGCACAGCTGTACGCCCTCCTGAGCAACCTGATCACCGCCAAACGCCGGCAGCCGGGCGAAGACCTCACCAGCGACCTGCTGGCCACTCCGACCGACACCGACGAACACCCCCTCACCGGACAAGAGCTGCTGGACACCCTGCTGCTGGTCATCAGCGCCGGATACGAGACCACCGTCAACCTGATCGACCAGGCCATCACCGCCCTGCTCACCCACCCCGAACAACGGGCCCTCATCGATACTGGTGCCGTGACGTGGGAAAGGGTCGTCGAGGAGACGCTGCGCCACCAGGCCCCCGTCGCCCACCTCCCGCTGCGCTACGCCGTCCAGGACATCCCCCTGGACGGTGTCACCATCGCCCAGGGCGAGGCGATCCTCATCTCCTACGCCGCAGCCGGCCGCCACCCCGCCCTCCACGAACAGGCCGACACCTTCGACCTTGAACGCCTCTCCAGCGAACACCTGGCCTTCGGCCACGGAGTCCACTTCTGCCTCGGCGCGCCGCTGGCCCGCCTGGAAGCCACCAGCGGCCTGCGCGCCCTGTTCACCCGCCACCCCCACCTGGCCCTCGCGGTCCCTGCCGACCGACTGCGGCCGTGGCCCTCGTTCATCGCCAACGGCCACGCCACCCTGCCTGTCCTGCTGCACCCCGACCCCAGCGCCCCGACATCCTCCCGAGAGCCCGAGGCAGGCACCTGACCACGAGGCCAGCACACCCTCATCCCGCTCGCCTCCCTGCTCGACGTCACCCTCCCCGGGCGCTGCGGGCCGCGCTGGAGGGGGTGCTGCGCCACGAGGGGCTGTCCTGAACGTCCTTACGCAGAAGGGACGTTCGGCGCCATTGGCCCGAATCCCGCACTTGAAATGCGGCCGAATTACACACTGTCACGGAGGTGCGAGGCGCCAGCGGGCTGGGCATCACGACTAGCAGGAGCTTTGTGAAATGGACCCCTCTCCACGCCTCACGGATGTCACGGAGAGTAATAGATACAGGTGTCGTGCGCGTCACGGCACAACCGTTCTGAGGAGAACAGGCAGGCTCGACGTGAGCACAGACGAACTCGCCTTCTCCGTGCGGACTCGCACGGTCGGCGGGACCTTCATCATCGAAATGCGCGGTGAGTTGGACATCCTGGCGTACCACGAATGCGCGGCGAGCCTGCGTGAGCTGACCCCCCGGGACGCCCTCGACGTGGTGCTGGACCTGCGGCCGGTGACGTTTCTGGACGCCAGTGGCATCCGGCTGCTGCTGACCGTGCGGGACGAAGTGGCCCGCCACGGCGGCAGGCTGTGTCTGGTGCGGGCGGTTCCGCGAGTGTGGCAGGTACTGCGCATCGTCCGCCTCGACGACGTCTTCACCTCGGTCGACGACCTTCCGCCGAGTCTGACGGAGAGCGCCGCCGCGTAGGCGACCGCCAGGTCACGGGGCTGGCAAGGCCGTCCCCATGGCTCCGCCGTGCCGGCAGGCGGAGCCATGGAGGCGGGGCGCCACGACCCGGTGGAGCGGAGCAGCAGGGGGTGACCGAAAGGGCCCGGCCGTGGTGGCCCAGTGGGACCCACGGGGCCCACGAGCGTTCGGTGGCTGCAAACCGGCCATGAACGCCTGCGTCTGCGCCTCGCCGGGGAGGCGCAGCCCTGGAGCGCAGGGACACCCTGGCGGTGGCCGCATGTTCCTCGGCCTCCGCCAATGACGTGCTCTGGAGCGCCGCGCTGCCGCAGACGACGTCAGTCCGGCTCGCTGGTCGGCCTTCGCAGCGCGGGCGGCGGCCAGTTGTCCATAGGCAATGTCGCGGCCGAAGAAGCTGAGGGCGATCAGGCGGTCGGCGGCCAGGTTCCGCAGCCGCTTGCCGGGATCGGCCCCGGTAGCGAGCCGCTGGGACGCAGGACGAAGTCGGCGGGATCGCCGGACGCCGTCTGCCGGAAGGCGGCGCGTCCGCCCGCGAGGAGGAAGTGGCAGGACGACGGCGGCCGGGCATCGGGCATGGGCACCTCGCCTTGACGTCCTCTCCTCGCTGAAGACAGCCCGCTACGGCAAACGGGTGCATTACCTGACGTAAAGTCACATCACGTACTGACTGGTTGTCATACGGTCATGACGATCGAGGTTCTTCCCCAGCAGCCCATGCCGTCCCACCCCCGTCGCCGGGACGGCAACGTCCCGCTGCCGGCCCCCGAGGAGCGCGTACGACTGCGCCGGGCGTGGCGGCTCACCGAGCAGCAGGTGGCAGCCGCGTTCGGTGTGACCGCGTCGACGGTCCGCTCCTGGGAGGCGGGACGCACCGCGCCGACCGGTCTGCGGCGGGCGTCCTACGCGGCCTTCCTCACCGGCTTGGCGCAGGGGCTGGTGCCCGGCCCCGCCACCAGCGCCGCCCCCGAGTCCGCCCTGCGGCCGGTCCGGCGGCCCCGGCGCACCCGCCGAGTCGTGCCGCCTTCCACGCCCCGGACGCTGAAAGAACGGCGGGGCGCCGAACCGCTGCCGGGCGGCACCGTGCCCGTACCGCCCGTACTCCCCGGACGCGCTCCGGCACCAACTCCCGGACGGCCGGTCGGTGCTGGACCCGACCCGGTCTCCCCTCTGCGCGTACGAAGGTTCCGGATGACGGCGGCTGCGGTCGGGGTGTGGATCGCCGCGGCGCAGTTGATGGCGACCTCGCCTCCGCCCCACTGGTGACCGGCCTCAGAGGAGCCCCGTGACCGTGACGGTGACCCGGGGCGGGGCTTCGGCGGGGGCCAGGACGCCCAGGCGGTGCCCGACGGTGTCACGGACACGGCGGGCCACGTCCACGGTCCGCGCCGTGCGGAGCGCCACGACGTGGATCTCGATGTGCCAGGGCCCCGTGCCGTCCGGCCGGGTCATCCGGAGCCCGGCCGGGTGCGGCCCCGGCCGGGCCAGGGCGGTGCGCAGCCGGTCGGCCAGGCCGGGCCGCAGGAAGGCCACTCCCGGTACGCCGGTCACGGCGGTGGCGAGTTCCTCGGCCAGCGCGCTGTGCGGGGTCTTCGTGGTGTGCTCGGTCATGCCGTGGGGCCTTCCCGGTTGTCGTCGCCCGTCGGAGGCAGGAGGTCGGTGACCCGGATGTGCACGGACGCCACGGCCATGCCCAGGGCGCGGTCGGCGGCGTGGACGACGTGTTCCCGTACCCGCGCGGTGAGGTCGGGCAGGGGAACGCCGGTCGGTGCGTGGACGTCGAGGCGGACCTCGACCGTGCCGTCCGCGCGGACGTCGAGGAGGCGACAGGAACCGGCGCGGACGCCCGCGACCGTCTCCGCCGCGGCGCGCAGGGCGCGGGCCGCAGTCGCTTCCATGATCCACAGGTCCTCGGCGGGCTCGCCGAGCGGCAGGGGGCGGCCGGGGCGCAGTTCGAGGCGGACGACGTCCATGATCCGGCGGGTCAGCGGCTCGGCGTCGTCATACTCAAGGTCCGCCGCCTCCGTGCGCCACCCGGCTACGGCGGACTCCAGTTCGTCGAGGCCGCGCACCGCCTGCCGGCAGTGCGGGCAGGTCTGCTGGTGGGCGTCGGCGGACTGGGCCTCCCAGTCGGTCCACACGCGGGACAGCAGCCGTCCGCAGGGCAGGAGTTCGTCGTCACCGTCGTGGGCGGACGTGTCGTGCGGCGGGTCGATCCGGTCGGTCATCGCCAGGCCCCCAGTGCTTGTGTGAGACAGCGGCGTGCGCGGAAGACACGGGCGCGGACGGCTTCTTGGCTGATGCCCACTGTTTCCGCCACGAACTCGTAGGACCGCCCGTCCAGTTCCCGCAGCACCCAGCAGGCGCGCTGCTCGGCCGAGAGCAGGTCGAGGGCCTCGCGCAGTGCGCGCGCCGCGTCCCGGCCCTCGGTGATCCGGGCCGGAGAGGTGCTGTGCTCGGCCGCGGGCACGTCGCCGACCGCTTCCAGCGGGGCGGTGGGTCTGCGGGCGCGCAGCACGTTCAGGCAGCGATTGGTGACGATCCGGTAGATCCAGGTCCCGAAGGAGGAGCGTCCCTGGAACTCGGGGAGCCGCCGCCAGGCGCTGAGGAAGGCGTCTTGGACCGCGTCCTCCGCCTCGGTCCGGTTGCCGAGGAGTCGGGTGGCGAGCCGGGTGAGCGACGGCGCGTGCCGACGCACGAGCACGGCGAACGCGTCCTCGTCACCCTCTGTGGCACGGACCGTCAGCAGGGCGTCGTCCGTGTCGGGCCGGGTGTCCGGTGGTGCGCTGTCCGGTGGTGTGCTCGCTGTGCGGGCCCCCGCCACTGGGTGGCTCCTCTCGTCGGGTCTTTCGAAGGCCGGTCCTCCAGGGGTTGGACACCGCGGCGCCGTCCCCGTTACGCGGGACTTCGTTCGGCGCGGGCCCGGCGGATGCGGACGGGCGCCGTCACTTCGGCGACCGGCGGACGCATGGATGTCTTCCAGGTCACTCGTCGCCGAGGTGGGCGCGGATCGGCGGGAAGGGACATGCGTCCCACCTTGGGTGCGACCCGTCCGGCGGGGTCTCGGCGCGAGCTGTGGCTGCGCGCTTCGACCGGAATACCGGCACGGCCGGCGTCCCGGACGCGCGGCCCGCGAAAGCCGGGGCGTCCCCGCAGCCGTAGTTCCGCCCGCACTCACCACCTCCATTTCCAGCCCGTCCCGCACCGCCGCCGACGCCACCAAGGCGGACCGCGGCAACGTCCAGACCTGCCAGGTCGCCGTCCCCCCTCATCGACACCCTCCTGCTACCCCGGACTGACACGGCGTCACCGGCGGGGCGGCACACCTTCGGCATCCCGCCGATTTCCTTCCGGCCCCGCGTCACAGACGCGCCCGGTCCGGGTCTGACGAAGTGAGAAGCCAGCGAAAGCACAGCCGAGAGGAACGCGCGATGACCACCCAGACCGTGCCCACCCCCAAGGACGTGTCCACCCCGCAGACCGGCAGGCCGCCCCGCACCACGGCCGTGTCCGGCGGCGCCGCCGGGGCCGACCAGCCCGCGCCCGACCGGGGCCGTACCTCGATCGCCGACGTCGTCGTCGTGAAGGTGGCCGGTATCGCGGCCCGCGAGATCCCGGGCGTGCACGACATGGGCGGCGGCCTCTCCCGCACCATCGGCGCCGTACGCGACCGGGTGCCCGGTGGCCGCGCCAACGTCGCACGAGGGGTCAAGGTCGAGGTGGGCGAACGGCAGACGGCCGTCGACCTGGACCTGGTCGTCGAGTACGGCGTCTCTGTCATGGACGTGGCCCGGGACGTCCGGGAGAACGTGGTCGACGCGGTGGAGCGGATCACCGGCCTGGAGGTCGTCGAGGTCAACATCACCGTCGTCGACGTCCACCTGCCCGACCAGGACGAGTCCGACAACACCACCGGGGCCCGCGTGGAGTGACGGCGCCCGGGCGCGGGCACACGGGGAGTCGTACGGGTGAGAGGCAGAGGGACATGAGCACACCAGTAGTGGGAATGGCCGCGGGCATGGCGCTGGCGTTCGCCGCCTTCTTCGGCGGGTTCGGCGCCTTCCTGCTCGTGGCCGCACTCGGCGGCCTGGGCTGGGCGCTGGGCCGGTGGATCGAGAACGGCGGCAGTGTCCAGGACGTACGGGACGCCGTCGAGCGGAGCCGCCGATGACGGCCTCCGCCGAGCGGGGCACCACCACCGTCTCGGAGCGGGCCGTGCGCCGCATCGCCGCGCGGGCGGCCACCGAGGCACTCCCCCGGCAAGGATCCTCCCGGGCGACCGGGGCCTCGGCATCCGTGCGCGGCGGGCGGGCGGAGCTGTCCCTCGGGATGACGCTGCCCTACCCGGCTCCCCTCGCCGACACCGTGCGGGAGGTGCAGCGCCATGTCACGGCACGCACCGGGCAGTTGACGGGACTGAGTGTGGCATCCACGCGGGTCACGGTCACCTCGCTGGCCGCCCCCGAGGGACCCGCGTCCCCCGCACCGCAGAGCGAGCAGGGCCCTACGCCGCGCCGTTGGTGGTCGCAGCGCCGGGTCCCCGTCGCCTTGCTCACGGCACTGGCCGCCGTGCCCTGCGGTGCGCTCGCCTTCGATCTGGCCCAGGTGCACACCGCTCACCGGGCGACCGCGGCCTGGCGGACGCGGACCATGGCCTGGCTGTCGGAGCACGGGCCGGGTGATCCGGCCGTGGTCGTTTTCGGCGCGCTGACGGCGCTGCTCGGTGTCTGGCTGATCCTGCTCGCGGTGACCCCCGGCCGGCGCCGCCAGTCCACGGTCCTGATCCCTGCGGCCCGCGTGGACGCGGCGGTGGACCGTTGCGTGGTGCAGCTGCTGGTCCGTGACGCGGTGGCGGACGTGGCGGGGATCGGCGCGGTACGCGTACGGGTGCGCAGGCGCCGCGTCACCGTTCGGGCCGCTCTCTGCTTCGGCGACCGCGCGGCCACACGGGACTGCGTCACCTCCGCCGCCCGAGCCGCCCTGACCGCATGCAATCTGCGTCGCGTCCCTCGCCTGCGCGTCACCGTCGTCCCCGAGCCGATCTGGCGCCCGCCCCTGCCGGGGGAGGCGACGCACGGCCCCGCGCCCGACCGGCCCGTGCCGACATCCGCTCACATCCCGGAAGGTGACACGCGATGAGGCGCGCCCGTACGACCGCCAACCGCACCGTCCTCACCGTCGCCGGGCTCACCCTGCTCCTGACGGGCACATGGCTCACCCTGACCAGCGGCCCCCTTGGGGCGCGGCTGCCGTCATGGTGGCCGACCGCGCGCACAGACACCGTCCTGCTGGACCGCACCCGCCTGGCACAGCTCCGTGCCGACGCCTGGTGGACCCCGACCGTCCTGGCCGCGACGATCGCCCTGACCGTGCTCCTCGCGTACGTGTCCCTCGCCCAGCTCCGCCCGGGCCCGACCCGGCACCTGGCCCTGCCCTCACCCCACTCCACGGTCCGCCCCCAGGCCCTCGCGGAGGCCCTGAGCACACGCGCCGCGGCCGTCCCCGGGGTTGAGCGCGCCCGTGCCCGGGTACTGCCCCGCCGCCGGCAACGCCTGGACGTGGGCCTGCGCGTCTGGCTGCACCCG includes:
- a CDS encoding glyoxalase, which encodes MALGTLGYSLDGLHHVQLAIPPGAEDLCREFWGDVLGMAEVEKPPALAARGGCWFRGGGLEIHLGVEGDFRPNRKAHPGILVTSLQALAKRLEDKGVSVTWDDNFPGHDRFYAFDKLGNRLEFLEPVRDV
- a CDS encoding cytochrome P450, coding for MSADTPFVLDPAGRDRAGEDAALRARGPLTRVDVLGIEAWAVTDPALIRQLLTDPRVSKDPRQHWPRFPQDIVGKWPLALWVAVENMFTAYGGDHRRLRRLISPAFSARRITHLAPRIQEITEALLDDLDQIPPGEAADLRERFALPLPIQVIAHLMGLPPSTVSDLRHLVDRVFDTTLAPEEAQANTAQLYALLSNLITAKRRQPGEDLTSDLLATPTDTDEHPLTGQELLDTLLLVISAGYETTVNLIDQAITALLTHPEQRALIDTGAVTWERVVEETLRHQAPVAHLPLRYAVQDIPLDGVTIAQGEAILISYAAAGRHPALHEQADTFDLERLSSEHLAFGHGVHFCLGAPLARLEATSGLRALFTRHPHLALAVPADRLRPWPSFIANGHATLPVLLHPDPSAPTSSREPEAGT
- a CDS encoding STAS domain-containing protein, with translation MSTDELAFSVRTRTVGGTFIIEMRGELDILAYHECAASLRELTPRDALDVVLDLRPVTFLDASGIRLLLTVRDEVARHGGRLCLVRAVPRVWQVLRIVRLDDVFTSVDDLPPSLTESAAA
- a CDS encoding helix-turn-helix domain-containing protein; the protein is MTIEVLPQQPMPSHPRRRDGNVPLPAPEERVRLRRAWRLTEQQVAAAFGVTASTVRSWEAGRTAPTGLRRASYAAFLTGLAQGLVPGPATSAAPESALRPVRRPRRTRRVVPPSTPRTLKERRGAEPLPGGTVPVPPVLPGRAPAPTPGRPVGAGPDPVSPLRVRRFRMTAAAVGVWIAAAQLMATSPPPHW
- a CDS encoding Asp23/Gls24 family envelope stress response protein; the protein is MTDRIDPPHDTSAHDGDDELLPCGRLLSRVWTDWEAQSADAHQQTCPHCRQAVRGLDELESAVAGWRTEAADLEYDDAEPLTRRIMDVVRLELRPGRPLPLGEPAEDLWIMEATAARALRAAAETVAGVRAGSCRLLDVRADGTVEVRLDVHAPTGVPLPDLTARVREHVVHAADRALGMAVASVHIRVTDLLPPTGDDNREGPTA
- a CDS encoding RNA polymerase sigma factor, whose product is MAGARTASTPPDSAPPDTRPDTDDALLTVRATEGDEDAFAVLVRRHAPSLTRLATRLLGNRTEAEDAVQDAFLSAWRRLPEFQGRSSFGTWIYRIVTNRCLNVLRARRPTAPLEAVGDVPAAEHSTSPARITEGRDAARALREALDLLSAEQRACWVLRELDGRSYEFVAETVGISQEAVRARVFRARRCLTQALGAWR
- a CDS encoding Asp23/Gls24 family envelope stress response protein, with protein sequence MTTQTVPTPKDVSTPQTGRPPRTTAVSGGAAGADQPAPDRGRTSIADVVVVKVAGIAAREIPGVHDMGGGLSRTIGAVRDRVPGGRANVARGVKVEVGERQTAVDLDLVVEYGVSVMDVARDVRENVVDAVERITGLEVVEVNITVVDVHLPDQDESDNTTGARVE
- a CDS encoding DUF6286 domain-containing Asp23/Gls24 family envelope stress response protein — its product is MTASAERGTTTVSERAVRRIAARAATEALPRQGSSRATGASASVRGGRAELSLGMTLPYPAPLADTVREVQRHVTARTGQLTGLSVASTRVTVTSLAAPEGPASPAPQSEQGPTPRRWWSQRRVPVALLTALAAVPCGALAFDLAQVHTAHRATAAWRTRTMAWLSEHGPGDPAVVVFGALTALLGVWLILLAVTPGRRRQSTVLIPAARVDAAVDRCVVQLLVRDAVADVAGIGAVRVRVRRRRVTVRAALCFGDRAATRDCVTSAARAALTACNLRRVPRLRVTVVPEPIWRPPLPGEATHGPAPDRPVPTSAHIPEGDTR